One window of Leptospira yasudae genomic DNA carries:
- a CDS encoding acyl-CoA thioesterase, whose product MEEEFRFESKIPVRFSDTDVNGHVNNQNYNSYCDEAKMKAFVSSGVDLEKMKREGIGPIVYKAEYEYLGDLKYPDTVIVRTRVEFIKKTRAVFHQELERESDGKLVSRVRSYGMWINFETKKPAFLPAEVIERMGEFKNHSSKKEAALV is encoded by the coding sequence ATGGAAGAAGAATTTCGCTTTGAATCCAAAATCCCGGTCCGTTTTAGCGATACCGACGTAAACGGACACGTAAACAACCAGAATTATAATTCGTATTGCGACGAAGCCAAGATGAAAGCCTTTGTCAGTTCGGGAGTCGATCTCGAAAAAATGAAACGGGAAGGAATCGGACCGATCGTTTACAAAGCCGAATACGAATATCTCGGCGATCTCAAATATCCCGATACGGTAATCGTGAGAACCAGAGTGGAATTTATTAAAAAGACAAGAGCCGTTTTTCATCAGGAACTGGAACGCGAATCCGACGGAAAACTCGTGAGCCGAGTTCGTTCTTACGGAATGTGGATCAATTTTGAAACGAAAAAACCCGCGTTCTTGCCGGCGGAAGTAATAGAGAGAATGGGAGAATTCAAAAATCATTCTTCGAAGAAAGAAGCGGCGCTCGTTTAA
- a CDS encoding MarR family winged helix-turn-helix transcriptional regulator codes for MKLSNKDLRTIGLSCLNVSLRRTTRKITSYYDFILKPAGLRITQFTILVSIAYEQKCSITDLSKITDIDRTTLQRSLEILKRDELIRIEKKESGNVRSVFLTKKGESKVEEAIELWKQAQDSLTESLGKAKFKETLAILSEVRKLPILQSDFEE; via the coding sequence GTGAAACTTTCCAACAAAGATCTGAGAACGATAGGGCTTTCCTGTTTGAATGTAAGCTTACGAAGAACCACCCGCAAAATCACGTCCTATTACGACTTCATTCTAAAACCCGCGGGACTGCGCATCACTCAATTCACTATCTTAGTCAGCATCGCATACGAACAGAAATGCAGCATCACGGACTTATCCAAAATCACGGACATTGATCGAACCACTCTTCAAAGAAGTTTGGAAATTTTAAAAAGGGACGAACTGATCCGAATCGAAAAAAAAGAATCCGGAAACGTCCGCTCCGTATTTCTTACGAAAAAGGGAGAATCCAAAGTGGAAGAAGCAATCGAACTTTGGAAACAGGCGCAGGACTCGCTTACCGAATCTTTGGGAAAAGCCAAATTCAAGGAAACGCTTGCGATCCTCTCGGAAGTCAGAAAACTTCCGATTCTTCAATCCGATTTCGAAGAATGA
- a CDS encoding thiolase family protein, with protein MVYIVDGARTPFGKFGGGLKDFSSSELGAITAKETIRKTGVDPNQIEEAIYGNVIQDDKDSAYLARHIALRSGLSEQSSALTINRLCGSGMESILIGARKILSKENELILAGGTESMSNAPFVLKNARWGNKYGDTIAEDRLAQSLTDCFVDLTMGMTAENIATRYGISRQEQDEWAGISQVRAEKATLAQTLAEEMIPVATKGKKSFLLNKDEQIRGEECVPQLKQLPSAFLKEGTVTAGNASGINDGAASVLLASDSWVQSSGVQPLAKILGYANVGCDPKFMGLGPVFAVPKALENAGVGINDVDLFEINEAYASQVLAVMRELKLDPNKTNVNGGAIAIGHPLGASGTRVALTLAYELKRRNLKLGVASLCIGGGQGIAIVLENPNFKK; from the coding sequence ATGGTTTATATCGTCGACGGAGCCAGAACCCCGTTCGGAAAATTCGGCGGAGGACTGAAAGATTTCAGCTCTTCCGAACTCGGAGCCATCACCGCAAAAGAAACGATTCGTAAAACGGGAGTCGATCCCAATCAAATCGAAGAGGCTATTTACGGAAACGTAATTCAAGACGACAAGGATTCCGCATATCTTGCAAGACATATCGCGCTTCGATCCGGCTTATCCGAACAATCCAGCGCACTCACGATCAATCGTCTTTGCGGCTCCGGCATGGAAAGTATTCTGATCGGAGCCCGGAAAATTCTTTCTAAAGAGAACGAACTGATTCTCGCGGGAGGAACCGAATCGATGAGCAACGCGCCCTTCGTTTTAAAAAACGCGAGATGGGGAAACAAATACGGAGACACGATCGCGGAAGACAGACTCGCACAAAGCCTCACCGATTGTTTCGTCGATCTTACGATGGGAATGACGGCGGAGAATATCGCGACACGATACGGAATCTCCAGACAAGAACAAGACGAATGGGCCGGAATTTCTCAAGTACGGGCCGAAAAAGCGACGCTCGCGCAAACCCTCGCGGAAGAAATGATTCCCGTTGCGACCAAAGGAAAGAAGTCTTTTCTATTGAACAAAGACGAACAAATCCGGGGAGAAGAATGCGTTCCTCAGTTGAAGCAGCTTCCCAGCGCGTTTCTGAAAGAAGGAACCGTAACCGCCGGCAACGCATCCGGAATCAACGACGGAGCCGCTTCGGTTTTGTTGGCTTCCGATTCCTGGGTTCAAAGTTCCGGCGTTCAACCGCTCGCAAAAATTCTCGGTTACGCGAACGTAGGATGCGATCCGAAGTTCATGGGTTTAGGCCCCGTATTTGCGGTCCCCAAAGCTCTGGAGAATGCGGGCGTTGGAATCAACGACGTCGATCTTTTCGAAATCAACGAAGCGTATGCGTCCCAAGTTTTGGCCGTGATGAGAGAATTAAAACTCGATCCGAATAAAACGAACGTGAACGGAGGAGCGATCGCGATCGGCCATCCGCTCGGCGCAAGCGGAACCAGAGTCGCTCTTACGCTTGCCTACGAACTCAAACGGAGAAACTTGAAACTCGGCGTCGCTTCGCTCTGTATCGGAGGCGGACAAGGAATCGCAATCGTATTAGAAAATCCTAATTTTAAAAAATGA
- a CDS encoding helix-turn-helix transcriptional regulator yields MSESETWNEEDEDFPLPVKEAGKTESRLSALLFNLLSHHSPLSFTKIRSLLPDHYQNLENPDSDRKKLSRDVEELGELGFLVRSTQEGYVLDRNVSNRELKLEKEELQTLAETILRSYQESPSLELYSLSQKIFEGKLDVYPELEMDLKTQKNLSQTEASVSEELLKKLLESLKTKSPVQFLYYKTFPEETYRVEVDPIRLIRKNSEDYYLLAYDRKKKERRRFIIPKISRVETIAENSLYQPQGQKKEVAGDWVLHPALFQAHEPIEVELVCDPESSYKVRNSLSEIPYEEFAHDSFRFKVTNQEGLFPFLIEARDAIRNILPESVANSFRKNVEQILSHYRV; encoded by the coding sequence ATGTCCGAAAGTGAAACCTGGAACGAAGAAGACGAAGATTTTCCGCTTCCCGTCAAAGAAGCCGGAAAAACGGAATCCAGACTCTCCGCATTGCTCTTTAATTTACTCAGTCATCATTCTCCCTTGAGTTTTACCAAGATCCGATCTTTGTTGCCGGATCATTATCAGAATCTGGAGAACCCCGATTCCGATCGGAAAAAACTTTCCCGAGACGTGGAAGAATTGGGAGAACTCGGATTTCTGGTTCGATCCACGCAGGAAGGATACGTTCTCGATCGAAACGTTTCCAATCGGGAATTGAAATTGGAAAAGGAAGAATTGCAGACGCTCGCGGAAACGATTCTTCGTTCGTATCAAGAATCGCCTTCTTTGGAATTGTATTCCTTATCGCAAAAAATATTCGAAGGAAAACTCGACGTATATCCCGAGCTGGAAATGGATCTTAAGACTCAAAAGAATCTGAGTCAAACCGAAGCGAGCGTTTCGGAAGAACTTTTAAAGAAGTTATTGGAATCCTTAAAAACGAAATCCCCCGTTCAGTTTTTGTATTATAAAACCTTCCCCGAAGAAACGTATCGAGTCGAAGTCGATCCGATCCGTTTGATACGGAAGAATTCGGAAGACTATTATCTTCTCGCGTATGATCGAAAGAAAAAGGAAAGAAGAAGGTTTATCATTCCGAAAATTTCCAGAGTGGAAACGATTGCGGAGAATTCTTTGTATCAGCCTCAAGGACAAAAGAAAGAAGTAGCGGGCGATTGGGTGTTGCATCCCGCGCTGTTTCAAGCTCACGAACCGATCGAGGTCGAATTGGTCTGCGATCCGGAATCCTCATACAAGGTCCGAAATTCCTTATCCGAAATTCCTTATGAAGAATTTGCGCACGATTCGTTCCGATTCAAGGTTACGAACCAAGAAGGATTGTTTCCTTTTTTGATCGAAGCCCGCGACGCGATCCGGAACATTCTCCCGGAAAGCGTCGCAAACTCGTTTCGGAAGAATGTAGAACAAATCCTTTCCCATTACAGGGTTTGA
- a CDS encoding DegT/DnrJ/EryC1/StrS family aminotransferase yields MSSTETEILEKNPKKKTEIEFHKPTLSREDLKTVLECLVEDHLTTGNVTTRFEKAFASTFRYKQVISANHLTAAYHLALLSLDIQAGDKVALSTFAPVSALDAIFLLKAVPVVIDLDKNSFHMSPEGLSKALEDSSVKAILLDHSFGSIADAKRYDFKGIPVIEDISEVLGAQSETFTPGKQGNISVCGLSVDQMITTGNGAMIITDQEPLAKKIRAMKAGKEPYQRKEGQPKLDYNLIDYQAALGIEQLSKIGIILERKRKIAQVYLQSISGTSVNTWYGDPNLDTFNRFIILAPGSYEQVERYFRSLQIGTQKVAEEPIHHILELSNTDFPNGERLFQRGHCIPIYPNLTKDNIQRISQAIRRIY; encoded by the coding sequence ATGAGCAGCACCGAAACCGAAATTCTGGAAAAGAATCCTAAGAAAAAGACGGAGATTGAATTCCACAAACCCACTCTTTCCAGAGAGGATTTGAAAACGGTTCTGGAATGCCTCGTGGAAGATCACCTTACCACCGGAAATGTTACGACTCGTTTTGAAAAAGCCTTCGCTTCCACATTCCGTTATAAACAAGTTATTTCCGCCAATCATCTGACCGCGGCGTATCACCTCGCCCTTCTTTCCTTGGACATTCAAGCCGGGGATAAGGTAGCACTTTCCACGTTCGCGCCCGTCTCCGCGCTCGACGCGATCTTTCTTTTAAAGGCGGTTCCGGTCGTAATCGACTTGGATAAAAATTCTTTCCACATGAGCCCGGAAGGACTTTCCAAAGCGCTCGAAGATTCTTCCGTGAAAGCGATTCTTTTGGATCATTCTTTCGGTTCCATTGCGGATGCAAAGCGTTACGACTTCAAAGGGATTCCGGTCATCGAAGATATTTCCGAAGTTTTAGGCGCGCAGAGCGAAACGTTCACACCGGGTAAACAAGGAAACATTTCGGTTTGCGGTCTTTCCGTGGATCAAATGATCACGACCGGAAACGGCGCGATGATCATCACCGATCAAGAACCTCTCGCCAAAAAAATCCGCGCGATGAAAGCGGGAAAAGAACCGTATCAAAGAAAAGAAGGCCAGCCGAAATTAGATTACAATCTGATCGACTATCAAGCCGCTCTTGGAATCGAACAACTTTCCAAAATCGGAATCATCTTGGAAAGAAAGAGAAAAATCGCGCAGGTTTATCTCCAATCCATCTCTGGAACTTCCGTCAACACTTGGTACGGAGATCCGAACTTAGATACGTTCAACCGTTTTATCATTCTTGCTCCGGGAAGTTACGAACAAGTGGAACGCTACTTTCGTTCCCTTCAAATCGGAACGCAAAAAGTCGCCGAGGAACCGATTCATCATATCCTCGAACTTTCCAATACGGATTTTCCAAACGGGGAAAGACTTTTTCAAAGAGGACATTGTATTCCGATTTATCCGAACCTGACAAAGGATAATATTCAAAGAATTTCGCAGGCGATCCGCAGAATCTATTGA
- a CDS encoding efflux RND transporter permease subunit codes for MNIAQLSIKRPIFICSIVLLMLLTGWVALGRMGVDLFPDVNIPVVSVTTIYPGAGPEEIEELVSKPLEEELSSISGLKKISSRNQEGVSVVFGEFTLDTDIKYAEQQFRDKVGLVKPKLPTGIKEPKVVRFDPADQPIVRLALFAELDQAKLYDLAKETVKARLEQVQGVGSVKIVGGTRREIQIELDRNKLSSYQMPTVVIANRLKTAGLNVPVGKFEAGSKETSYRTLGRYETLSQIENTIVSFSGEVGNAVLIKQLGTVRDGTEDEETIGYLWASKDEGIEEKVSVFTKIGNFFKGKKEQATAATKETKPALFIDVYKQSGANTVAVADEVLKRIGKLNDGIANLDGKPKIRLIRDGSKWIRYNVEDVTEAIVIGMLLAVITVYFFLGNFRSTVITGLALPNSMLGAFVLMWAMGFTINVMTLLALSLAVGLLVDDAIVVRENIFRKLEEGKGVIEAAETGTTEVTLAVIGTSLTVIAVFLPVGFLSGIVGQFFKQFGLTVVFAMLISLFDGLAVAPMLSAYFAGKIDHNAKPNKAVELFDKFQTWLERQYGKVMKVALKRPGMVLLASLGIFILSILSLKLVKSTFLPANDQGEFLVTLDLPPGTSLQGTRQVADQVLDVLKKIPEMDMIAVTIGKPDGGEPNAGTLAVALVNSKKRKRTTTQVKDEIRELLKPFAYARPAVSDYSAVGGGIQYPFQLVIKGEDLAEMDVYSKKVVARLKSLSDLADIDTDYRAGKPEYQIHLDNLKMQLVGVLPGVAGSELRYQIAGDEVSKFYDKGIEYEVKMRLRPDQRNLRQAYGQTKVPNIANKLIPLSAISVGKETAGPSRINRIDRARTIVINANLAPGGAVQDATRITDEILKKELPPPPGIRYNFQGQSEDFKELLANIVLAFGLALVFIYLVLASLYESFITPITILFAIPPAISGAFFALALTNEMLNLFSMIGLILLMGLVAKNSILLVDYAMQAMREEGKSRNDAIYEAGLVRLRPILMTSLAMIMGTVPIALGLGEAAKSRTAMGIAIIGGLILSTVVTLVVVPSIFGYIDRFREWIEAKFRPDYDMNASLVHAPAHPSNGQVNYEKEWAFAQEEAEAELPKKPASKRPKK; via the coding sequence ATGAATATCGCCCAGCTTTCGATCAAACGACCTATTTTTATTTGCAGTATCGTTCTTCTGATGCTTCTCACCGGTTGGGTGGCGTTAGGGAGAATGGGAGTGGATCTTTTCCCCGACGTAAACATTCCCGTCGTTTCCGTAACGACGATTTATCCCGGAGCCGGTCCGGAAGAGATCGAGGAACTCGTTTCCAAACCTTTGGAGGAAGAACTCTCTTCCATCTCCGGTTTGAAAAAAATATCTTCCAGAAACCAGGAAGGCGTCTCCGTCGTTTTCGGTGAGTTCACTCTCGACACGGATATCAAATACGCGGAACAACAATTTCGCGACAAGGTCGGTCTTGTAAAACCGAAACTTCCTACCGGAATCAAGGAACCGAAAGTGGTTCGTTTCGATCCGGCGGATCAGCCGATCGTTCGTCTCGCACTCTTCGCGGAATTGGACCAGGCAAAACTCTACGACCTCGCGAAAGAAACCGTCAAAGCAAGACTCGAACAAGTACAAGGCGTGGGTTCGGTTAAGATCGTCGGAGGAACGAGAAGAGAAATCCAAATCGAATTGGATCGAAACAAACTCAGTTCTTATCAAATGCCGACGGTCGTCATCGCGAATCGTTTAAAAACCGCAGGTCTCAACGTTCCCGTCGGTAAATTCGAAGCGGGTTCGAAAGAAACTTCTTACCGAACCTTGGGCCGTTACGAAACTCTTTCTCAAATCGAAAACACGATCGTTTCCTTCAGCGGAGAAGTCGGTAACGCGGTTCTCATCAAACAACTCGGAACCGTTCGAGACGGAACGGAAGACGAAGAAACCATCGGTTATCTCTGGGCTTCCAAAGACGAAGGCATCGAAGAGAAAGTTTCCGTTTTTACCAAGATCGGAAATTTTTTCAAAGGCAAAAAAGAACAAGCTACGGCCGCGACAAAAGAAACCAAACCCGCTTTATTCATCGACGTTTACAAACAATCCGGCGCGAACACGGTCGCGGTTGCCGACGAGGTTCTCAAGCGAATCGGCAAACTCAACGACGGAATCGCCAACTTAGACGGAAAACCGAAAATCCGTCTGATCCGCGACGGATCCAAATGGATTCGTTACAACGTCGAGGACGTGACCGAAGCGATCGTCATCGGTATGTTGCTCGCGGTCATCACGGTTTATTTCTTTTTAGGAAACTTCCGCTCGACCGTGATCACCGGTCTCGCTCTTCCGAACTCGATGCTCGGTGCGTTCGTTCTGATGTGGGCGATGGGTTTTACCATCAACGTCATGACTCTTCTCGCTCTTTCTTTGGCGGTGGGACTTCTCGTAGACGACGCGATCGTGGTGAGGGAAAACATCTTCCGAAAACTGGAAGAAGGAAAAGGAGTCATCGAAGCGGCCGAAACGGGAACCACAGAAGTAACGTTAGCCGTAATCGGAACCTCTTTGACGGTGATCGCGGTATTCTTACCCGTGGGATTTCTTTCCGGGATCGTGGGTCAGTTCTTCAAACAGTTCGGTTTGACCGTGGTATTCGCGATGCTCATTTCCCTCTTCGACGGTCTCGCAGTCGCTCCGATGTTATCCGCGTATTTTGCAGGTAAGATCGACCACAACGCGAAACCGAACAAGGCCGTGGAACTGTTCGACAAATTCCAAACCTGGCTCGAAAGACAATACGGCAAGGTGATGAAGGTCGCGTTGAAAAGACCGGGAATGGTTCTCCTTGCTTCTCTTGGAATTTTTATTCTCTCCATTCTTTCCTTGAAATTGGTGAAGAGTACGTTCTTACCCGCAAACGACCAGGGAGAATTCTTGGTCACCTTGGATCTTCCACCGGGAACGAGCTTACAAGGAACGAGACAAGTCGCGGATCAGGTTCTCGACGTGTTGAAAAAAATTCCCGAGATGGACATGATCGCGGTCACGATCGGTAAACCGGACGGCGGGGAACCGAACGCGGGAACACTCGCGGTTGCATTAGTAAATTCTAAAAAACGAAAACGTACGACTACGCAGGTCAAAGACGAAATCCGCGAACTTTTGAAACCGTTCGCATATGCAAGACCTGCGGTTTCCGATTATAGCGCCGTCGGCGGCGGGATTCAATATCCGTTCCAGCTCGTAATCAAAGGGGAAGATCTCGCGGAGATGGACGTGTATTCCAAAAAGGTCGTCGCACGATTGAAATCCCTTTCCGACCTCGCGGACATCGATACGGATTACAGGGCCGGAAAGCCGGAATATCAAATCCACTTGGATAACCTGAAGATGCAGCTTGTGGGAGTTCTTCCCGGAGTTGCTGGCTCCGAACTCCGGTATCAAATCGCGGGAGACGAGGTCAGCAAGTTCTACGATAAGGGAATCGAATACGAAGTTAAAATGAGACTTCGCCCGGATCAAAGAAACCTAAGACAGGCATACGGACAAACCAAAGTTCCGAACATCGCGAACAAACTCATTCCTTTGTCAGCGATCAGCGTGGGAAAAGAAACGGCCGGACCTTCGCGGATCAACCGAATCGACCGCGCAAGAACGATCGTGATCAATGCGAACTTAGCGCCGGGCGGTGCGGTTCAAGACGCGACTCGGATCACGGATGAAATTCTCAAAAAGGAACTTCCTCCGCCACCGGGAATTCGTTACAACTTCCAAGGACAATCCGAGGACTTCAAAGAGCTTCTGGCGAACATCGTACTCGCGTTCGGCCTCGCTCTCGTGTTCATCTATCTCGTACTCGCTTCCTTGTATGAATCGTTCATCACTCCGATTACGATCCTATTCGCGATCCCGCCTGCGATTTCGGGAGCCTTCTTCGCACTTGCGCTGACCAACGAGATGCTCAATCTCTTCTCGATGATCGGTTTGATTCTTCTCATGGGTCTCGTCGCCAAGAACTCGATCCTTTTGGTCGACTACGCGATGCAGGCGATGCGAGAAGAAGGAAAATCCAGAAACGACGCGATCTACGAAGCGGGACTTGTTCGGCTTCGACCGATCTTGATGACTTCTCTCGCGATGATTATGGGAACGGTTCCGATCGCTCTCGGACTCGGAGAAGCCGCAAAATCAAGAACCGCGATGGGGATCGCGATCATCGGAGGATTGATTCTTTCGACGGTGGTCACTCTCGTGGTCGTACCTTCGATCTTCGGATATATCGATCGATTCAGAGAATGGATCGAAGCCAAATTCCGTCCGGATTACGACATGAACGCATCGTTGGTTCATGCGCCGGCCCATCCATCGAACGGACAAGTAAACTACGAAAAAGAATGGGCCTTCGCCCAAGAAGAAGCGGAAGCGGAATTACCGAAAAAGCCGGCTTCTAAAAGACCGAAAAAATAA
- a CDS encoding LA_0442/LA_0875 N-terminal domain-containing protein, whose translation MRNKFFLISIIFFFWNETVFADILYLKDGRVIFVKVLNQDMDKVTVSNERETWDIEKRRISRISFNEDEEIYVRNQLRERDRMVAEIDFLKKSLVEKEALESQRKEESVKNHDLAKGALWRSAVFPGWGQFYREEKDRGYFFSVAAGLSLLFWYQSDQKYQEQGKNLNEANQFSLAAAASGDPALIAGAFFHANEIRNQRYQVGIQASSALILFFTIYTFNLIDAWLFGRPWNFFAKPPEEKKESIEINATPDSPQNPSAPVLPESPDRTVPMLPQSNLPGNGMNRWEVRWRIRF comes from the coding sequence ATGCGAAATAAATTTTTTCTTATTTCAATTATATTCTTTTTTTGGAATGAAACGGTTTTTGCAGATATCCTCTATCTCAAAGACGGCCGTGTAATCTTCGTAAAAGTTCTCAATCAAGACATGGATAAGGTCACGGTTTCGAACGAACGCGAAACTTGGGATATCGAAAAGCGCAGGATTTCCCGAATCTCCTTCAATGAAGACGAAGAAATCTACGTCCGCAATCAACTCAGAGAACGGGATCGAATGGTCGCCGAGATCGATTTCCTAAAAAAGTCTCTGGTCGAAAAGGAAGCCCTCGAATCGCAGAGAAAGGAAGAATCCGTTAAAAATCACGATCTTGCCAAGGGCGCGCTTTGGAGAAGCGCCGTGTTTCCCGGTTGGGGACAATTTTATCGGGAAGAAAAGGATCGAGGTTATTTCTTTTCCGTCGCTGCAGGTCTTTCTCTTTTGTTCTGGTATCAGTCGGATCAAAAGTATCAAGAGCAGGGAAAGAATTTGAACGAAGCCAATCAATTCTCCCTGGCCGCCGCAGCGAGCGGAGATCCCGCTTTGATCGCCGGAGCTTTCTTTCACGCGAACGAAATCAGAAATCAAAGATACCAAGTCGGAATTCAGGCTTCTTCCGCTTTGATTCTTTTCTTTACGATTTATACCTTCAACTTGATCGACGCTTGGTTGTTCGGAAGACCTTGGAACTTCTTTGCCAAACCTCCTGAAGAAAAGAAAGAATCGATCGAAATCAATGCAACCCCGGATTCTCCCCAAAATCCTTCTGCGCCCGTTTTACCCGAATCGCCGGATAGAACGGTTCCTATGTTGCCTCAATCGAATTTGCCCGGGAACGGTATGAATCGGTGGGAAGTTCGATGGAGAATCCGTTTTTAA
- a CDS encoding PAS domain-containing sensor histidine kinase: MTDRIAISAKLEKSEENLRALIENTQDSIWSVDRNYRIITMNRIFHEAIFSIYKINLKIGSNILEEFDSNMSKIWKDIYDQTFEGNSIKREWEISNEDGTCNYYEIITCPIHGLSENKRTISGATIYIRDITERKNYENKTTKIIKGKDRLLAAVAHDLKNPISGIISLTELLKEQTNNPNNAELLGMMSQAANKTLNIIQDLLQIAEMENENYKLKTEKANLNHLIQTLVKQNLPDAENKKIKLHAKMGTDPIPVQIELLKFQRVLENLISNSLKFTKEGGEILIHSYSQDKKAMIIVEDTGIGIPLGLQSAIFDQFTRAKRQGLKGEQTTGLGMSIVKVIVELHKGKISLESEEGIGTKFIIEIPLDN; this comes from the coding sequence GTGACCGATCGAATCGCAATTTCGGCAAAGCTGGAAAAATCGGAAGAGAATCTAAGAGCGCTGATCGAAAACACGCAAGACTCGATATGGTCCGTGGATCGCAATTACCGAATCATAACGATGAACCGGATCTTTCACGAAGCCATATTCAGCATCTATAAAATAAATCTGAAAATAGGAAGCAATATCCTGGAGGAATTCGATTCGAACATGTCGAAAATCTGGAAGGATATATACGATCAAACTTTCGAAGGCAACTCAATCAAACGGGAATGGGAGATTTCGAACGAGGATGGAACATGCAATTATTATGAAATTATAACTTGTCCGATCCATGGTCTTTCCGAAAACAAACGGACGATTTCGGGGGCCACGATTTATATCCGAGACATTACGGAAAGAAAGAACTACGAAAACAAAACGACGAAAATCATCAAAGGCAAGGACCGGTTGCTTGCGGCGGTCGCACACGATCTTAAAAATCCTATCAGCGGAATCATCAGCTTAACCGAACTTTTAAAGGAACAAACAAACAATCCGAACAACGCGGAACTTCTCGGAATGATGAGTCAAGCCGCCAATAAAACCCTGAACATCATCCAAGATCTGCTGCAGATCGCGGAAATGGAAAACGAGAACTATAAACTCAAAACGGAAAAGGCGAACTTAAATCATCTCATTCAAACTCTCGTAAAACAGAATCTTCCGGACGCGGAAAACAAAAAGATCAAGCTGCACGCGAAGATGGGAACCGATCCGATTCCGGTTCAAATCGAACTTCTTAAGTTTCAGCGCGTATTGGAAAATCTCATATCCAACTCGCTCAAATTCACGAAAGAAGGCGGAGAAATTCTGATACATTCTTATTCTCAGGATAAAAAGGCGATGATCATCGTGGAAGATACCGGAATCGGAATTCCTTTAGGACTTCAATCCGCGATCTTCGATCAATTCACTCGCGCCAAACGACAAGGACTCAAAGGCGAACAAACGACCGGACTCGGAATGTCGATTGTCAAAGTGATCGTGGAACTCCACAAAGGTAAGATCAGTTTGGAAAGTGAAGAAGGAATCGGAACCAAATTCATCATCGAAATTCCGTTGGACAATTAA
- a CDS encoding enoyl-CoA hydratase/isomerase family protein, whose translation MKLAKEIITAKDSKIGVMKFLPEGPMTLTLPIMHEMGAILKEFTMDQEIRAGIINGPDGDFCVGLDPDAILSSSTDEISKIMGGIFQMFTSLMSFPKPLIAEVGGNAVGGGAIIAYTCDYRYMVDGKGRIGFAEPLVGLPITRSLILRMRQVMLPSAVSEAALEGALYKPAEAVQNGLLTEVGASLEELRKKSLSKINVLNRIPASATVETKRALNRDAIEAALAAPKELGELFHSQPKMIPNLLEAMTANKERRRPSLTHEANYA comes from the coding sequence ATGAAACTCGCAAAAGAAATCATTACCGCAAAAGATTCGAAAATCGGAGTCATGAAATTCTTACCGGAAGGCCCCATGACGTTAACCCTCCCCATCATGCACGAGATGGGCGCCATTCTAAAAGAATTCACGATGGATCAGGAGATTCGCGCGGGTATCATCAACGGACCGGACGGAGATTTTTGCGTCGGCTTGGACCCGGACGCGATTCTCAGTTCCTCCACGGACGAAATTTCCAAGATCATGGGGGGAATTTTTCAGATGTTCACATCCTTGATGAGCTTTCCAAAACCTTTGATCGCGGAAGTCGGCGGCAACGCCGTGGGCGGCGGAGCAATCATCGCTTATACATGCGATTATCGTTATATGGTGGACGGTAAGGGAAGAATCGGATTCGCGGAACCGTTAGTCGGTCTTCCGATCACGAGATCTCTGATTCTGAGAATGAGACAAGTGATGTTGCCTTCGGCCGTATCCGAAGCGGCGCTTGAAGGCGCGCTTTACAAACCGGCGGAAGCGGTACAAAACGGATTGTTAACCGAAGTGGGAGCTTCCTTGGAAGAATTGAGAAAGAAGTCTCTCAGCAAAATCAACGTCCTCAATCGGATTCCGGCTTCCGCAACCGTTGAAACCAAAAGAGCCTTGAACCGCGACGCGATCGAAGCCGCATTGGCCGCGCCGAAGGAACTCGGAGAACTGTTTCATTCGCAACCGAAGATGATCCCGAACCTCCTCGAAGCGATGACGGCAAACAAAGAAAGACGAAGACCTTCCCTCACGCACGAAGCAAATTACGCTTAA